gttgtgtgtgtgtgagaaatggTATGTTGGCATCTTGTTCATTTCTTCAAGACTGCTGAATGCCAAAATaatttgtgtgaatgtgctCGTGGTATGGGCATGTGTAGCTTTGAATGCAGTCTTAGGGACTGTGAGGAGTTTCAACCACATGATAAAAAAGCTTCTTCATCAGGTCTTACCTCAAAGGTCATTATTAGACTCAAATCTATGTCAAGCCCCGTCTCCTTTTACAGTAGTCACTGCCTACTGCTGCTTTGACACATCACTTTCATACATTCCTTCAACATCTTCCCAGTTTTTCCATTTGACAGGCTCACGCTCAAATTTAACTCGGGTCAGTTGCAACAGTACATAGACATTTCTGTCTCCAGTGAATCACTGTTGATCCTTCTtcataaatcacacattttgtgACCCATGGTTTGTGAGTATGCTGCTCTTGAACTCTCCCCAGAGATCTGGTATTCTGCCCTGTGTCCAGATAAAGGGCTCCTGTCACTGGTGGTGTGGTAGGTCAGCAACCTCTGCAGAATTAACTGCTGTCATGTCAGCAGTTggaatttagtttttaaagttAACCAGTGAGGTATAACACATTTCATCTTGGTTGATGCTGAAAGATTTCTTCTGCAGGTAACCATATAGTTTCCATCTAAAGAGTCAGGCTAAACCTTAGGCaccatttttcatattttctgtagGGTTGATCGAGAGACGAACTTTTCCTtaacttttcactttttctttatttcaggaGATGGATTTCTTAAACTGTCAAGGGGAGCTAAAGGGTTTTGATGTCTGCATTGACAAAGGAACATTCGATGCAATAAGCTTAAACCCAGACAACACCACGGAGGGCAAAAAACTCTATGTTCAAGCTCTGAAAGATGCTCTTAAGGACAAAGGattatttgttttcacttcctgtAACTGGACAAAAGAGCAGCTGCTCAACAGATTCAGTGAAGGTgagtggaaacactgaaattaaTTGTCTGATAATTGATTTTTGATATATTCTTGTCAGGGTATGTAGCTCTCCAACAGTCATGCAAGGCAGATTGACTCCAAAAACCAACCTGATTACACAGGTCATTCTCTGTAAACCTGACCTTTTGATCAGATGTCAAGTCATTCCTTATGCAGTTTTGATTTTACTTTGCTATTGCTCAAGCAGGTCCTAGCTTATTATTTTCTGGCTGCCTGCAGCAGtttattcatctttttaaaGTACTGAAGAAGGTCAGTACTTTGGTCTTGGCCaatataataattacatttatgcAGTTATTATTGTGTGCAGTAATATATATTAAGAAATGCACATTATTTGGGTGTTTTGGAGTATCCATTAGTATTGTAGGAAAGAGCCACGCACCTTGGCAAGCATTTGGAgcaataaatacagtacaatctGGTAAGGTACATGGTAGTAGCTAACTAGCTACTTGGTAGCTAAAAACATTaaaccttaaaataaacaaaagcagccTAATCCATATAATGTTTTTCATGGTGTTAATGACATGTAGACTTTTTAGATAAATGTGTGCATTTGACTCAGTTACACATGTAACAAGTAGTAATGAACCACACAAAGTTATTTCTGTGGTGGATTAACTTGTTGATTTTTGCATGTTACCAAATGAATTGCTgcctggagggaaaacacattaaaaagctaaaaacatgtttgcttgTAAtgttaaaggttccctgtggagttttattattattattattattagttgtaTTTCTAAGAGTGGCTCCCCGTTTTGTTTATCTCGTGTGTGCGCATGAGGATACACATGCGCACGCTGTGGCGCAATACACAGTCCTGCcagtggtttcacactattccactaaTCAACGGGTGGCGGTAACGCATCAAGATACGCTGCAGTTCGCCAACAAAGACAGGGAataagaagactgctagcaagtaaacatggatgtaaacaatgctggatttaaaatacttaagtCCACTTCCCAAATGTTTTATATggaaggaaatacattcaacatgtttgttagagcTCAAGGAAGACACACAATGAAAACTCCAcaagcaacatttttaaatgcttgTATGCAGTGTTGTAAATGAGCTAAAACTTTGTGCATCAGTGTGAATTTACAGTTGTGCCTTTCTGGCATATAACATCTttatatttgggtgtttggttGTCTGACCCTCagtcaaaacacagacacagttccACAACTGCCACAGTTACCTGGCAGGTTGTTAAGCTGCAGGCAACAACAGTCTTGTAAAGTCAGAATTTCGGCATGCTTCCAGTAGCTGTCACTCCTCTCAGTGTAGTCACTCTGGAGAGCCTGCAGGGGGCCAAAGGGCCTTGAGATCTCGTCTGTCACACTGACAGCCTTTCTTTACTAGGCCCCAGGAAGCACCACAGATGGTGGATGGATAGTTCTTGACTCACAGTGCTTCTCCTAACCCCTCTGTAACCATAGTCAGCAGGAAAAGATTCTTGGCATCTGCATTTAAAACAGCATGTTGATGTTCTGGGACTTTGCATAATGCTTATTTCTTAACCTGCACATTTTGTCTGTGTTGCCTCGCAGGATTTGAGTTTGTACAGGAGTTGCCTACACCGAATTTCCAATTTGGAGGCAAGACGGGCAACAGTGTGACAGCACTCATCTTCAAGCGAGCACATTGATTCACATTTCCTCAGAGgatatttgtctttctttgtcccatcaattctgctgtttttttttctatttatcaCAGGAAATTTTATCTGTGCAGTTTGAGACCTTTTTTATATggtattcatttaaaaaacgaTGTGTAATGAACCAGATATGCCGTGTAATTGAGTGACATAGTTCtcttgaaataaataaatcagtttttgttttgttgctgtcgTATTAACTTCACATTGATCCACAGTGCTATAGGCACCTGttgaatatatttatatgaaattgttctgtaatatttgtaataCATTTACACAGACAATTAACAAGATTGTTTCAATTgattcaatttcagttttaagGTTCTTTACATATATTAAGAATGGTGCTTCACGTTGGAATGTCCTGAGCAGGATCTTGTGTAATATTTAAGAAATAGTACTGAAgtcattttctgtaaatgtttcaaTGCATACATAGGAATATCTGTTAACTCCTGTATTTTCTGTGGATTACAAAACACAGCCATAATCTATCGCTGAAGATTAATCTCACATTGGAGGCGTTTTAAAATTGCATAATGTGAACTAGTTTAAAAAGCTCATACACAGGTAACATACAATTAGATTTAGGataatatttcacacaaaaccttTTAGCTCTGATTAACATAAGTTCTCTCTCGCCCTTGATGTAATGAAGTTTCCCATGTGTTGTGGCATCAAGAGCCTTTCATATGTGAACTCTTCACCCATGTGCACCCACTGATGATTGTTTGACTGTAATATTACTTTCTTGAGGCTATTTGTACTAAGAGTTCAGCTAGACAAGTGTTTGTTTAAGTAGTTATCACAGGCCTGGGGGCTTAAATGTATTCTGTATTCCTTTAAAAGGGGCTCCAAGAGAAAAAAGATACACAATAATTTGTACTGAACAATTTTCCCTATTCCATAAATCATTTTATAGCCCCTCAAATTACTTGGCAAGGACCCTGTTGAGAGACCTGACCCACAGTTTGAAAACCACTGTTCTGTCTTACCAGGTAGTTAATTGCATCCATCTTTCATGTAAAAAATAGCCCGTACCCAATTGGCTAAACTGGAAACCAGCAGAGCTTGGGGTCCTGAGGACCATGATTAAGAACCTCTGACATAATGAATAAACAAGAGGCCATGGCTTGTGGGGAAGAGAAGCCTGTctgccatttattttctcaatggCATCATTACTAACTGCCAAACTCTGGATTCTAATTGCAAGCTGGGCCAGTGGTCCAATGGGAGCCATCGATGTTGAGGCACGCTGTTGAGTAAACACATGGAAGCTTTACAAGAATTACTGCCTGGAATTTTACAAGGCTCTGGATATCCTGCCTGGATGTGGATATTTTGCCCACGTTTACAACTCTCACACAGATTTTCCCATGAAGTGAAATCTCCATTGAGCTCAACCTCGAATGAATATCCTTTCATTTACCTTTGTCAACGGTCACTCTCAGTGTCTTTAAAACATCTCGTCAGGCAGctctttcactgtttttcattgtgtCATAGTGTCATTAGATTTAAATATGTATTGAAGTTACCTCCTTTAATATACTGTAGCCCACTCATTTCCTGTGGACAGGTGCTGTTGCTAAGAAACTGACTACACCACAGTCCTGTTTGCAAAGTAAAGTCATgagttttttcagttttgtggaTCCTGCACTGTTACAGTGATTCAATTATCATTCAGAAAAATCTTTACTTTTAGAGAAGTTGAACATATTATTTATGAAGAGCTTACAAAGTAATTAAGTACTGATTGAGTCCTGTAGGTATTAATATGCAAAAAATGTTTGAGTAACATGCTGCTGTCACTGTATGCTGACaattaaatgtatgtgtgtgtgttattttgaaaCTGGATGTATCTTGACTGTGTGTCTGAGACTTGCCCCACTGTACTGTAGACTCATTCAGGAAGTCAAACTGACTCTTGTTTAAAGGACCTAATTTAATCAAAAGAGAAGTTGGAACCATTTCTTTCTGTCatcttttaaaagtattttattacCATCCACCatgaagtaaaaaacaaacaaacataaaactcTGGATCTTGCTGGGTTAAACTGagctgtacagtacatttaccaCCGTCAGCACTTTCATGGCTTATGGGTTGGCACATAGTGGAAGCTACACTTTTATTCCACTCATAATATTAACCTATAAGCTTTTAGACTTGATGCCATAGCCCACTGGCTGCCCTACCAGCATGAATACCATGCTTTCATTTTAACCTCTCAAGTGTGATACTgcaaatatttatgttttttcacTTCATCTCCCTGGAAACACGTTTGAAGGTCTTCTAATAGGATTTTCGTGGATTGATTGAATTACTCCACCATGTAGCAGTGAAGTTTTCCATAGCAGGAGAGCCAATGTGGAAGTGGGAAAGATTCCTCTTTCAAAGCATTGCAGACCTTTTCACACTCACTCAGTCTTTTGAGTAATGACTACCATGGCTTCATTTCAGAATGATTTATTATGTGCATTAAGAccttaaagttattttttttattgattttaactttttctttacATGTCTGAGTCATTGTTTTAGGCAAATAACGAGTACAACAGAGAAGGGAACGAAGGGCATGCAAGAGGCATGCTAACTACTTTTTTAGTTAACTAATTAGTGTAAATGTATTTCCTTGTAGAACTGAGCTGTCTACACCTATGTGCGACAATGAATCAATGAAAAGCATAGTAATACAAAGTAGCACATGAGCATTGTAAATGCCTGAGGGAGGACCGCAGCGGAACATACCAACTCGGAAGGGGTGGGTGCgtttgttgtaaataaaactttaagCCGTGTGTGATCACGCATTaaatagttttgttgttttaaactgCTAGTCAAACCATAAGAATTTAACTGTACAGTAACCTGGTACCCCCGTTGGTAAACAGTTTTGTAGTCGGTCACTCTTTTTCTGGTCTCCTCCCGTCGACATGGTTTGTCCGTACGCGGATATTGTTACAATCAGTGCTGAAGGCTGAAAGCAGCAGCGAGCTCTCAGCTGCACGCAGTCCTTCGCTTGCAACGCCGAACTGGCGGCTGCAACTGCGAGAAACTTTTTTTGGTGAATCTTCTGCTTTCCCTTTGAAGATGACCTAACTTCGAAAGAGCCTCTGCTGGCCAGGTAGTAGGGCATTTGTTCAGATACATGATCATTAACTGTGTTAAGGCACGCATCGTCACGTTTCTTTGACTGCTGTGAAGTTTACTCTGTCTGCTCATGCTGGGTTTCCTCTGTGACTGAAACGTTAGATGACAACTTGGGTTACTATTCGGCAGAAAACagaattgtctttttttactgAATTACTTATAATGGCATTTTGTCAATCAGTCTGCCACCTTTTAAGCCAGATCAGGCACAAAGAAGTGCATCTTGTGGCATGTCGCACTCTGTGGATGTCACATTAT
This region of Siniperca chuatsi isolate FFG_IHB_CAS linkage group LG11, ASM2008510v1, whole genome shotgun sequence genomic DNA includes:
- the eef1akmt2 gene encoding EEF1A lysine methyltransferase 2 isoform X3; protein product: MSRVLRWMDKAKIPKNAAILDIGTGNGAFLVELAKHGYRNLTGIDYSPASVDLARNVLQAQDLTDVTVKEMDFLNCQGELKGFDVCIDKGTFDAISLNPDNTTEGKKLYVQALKDALKDKGLFVFTSCNWTKEQLLNRFSEGFEFVQELPTPNFQFGGKTGNSVTALIFKRAH